The Haloprofundus salinisoli region GACGCGCTGGCGGAGCTCGGCGGTGTGCCCGCGATGGCCGAGTCGTTCGTCGAGTTCGAGCGCGAACTCTCCGTTATCGCCGTCCGCGGCGACGACGAGCTACGAACGTTCCCCGCCGGCGAGAACGTCCACGAGGACGAGATTCTGCGCGAGACGGTGGTGCCGGCGCGGACGACCGACGAGGTCAGAGAGCGGGCCGAGGAAGTCGCCCGCGACGTCCTCTCGCTGCTCGACGGTCGCGGCGTCTTCGGTATCGAACTGTTCGAGTCCGACGGCGAGATTTCGGTGAACGAGATCGCCCCGCGGCCGCACAACTCCGGGCACTGGACCATCGAGGGCGCGCTGACCTCGCAGTTCGAACAGCACGCCCGGTCGGTGCTCGGGTGGCCGCTGGGTGCGACCGAGCGCCGCGGCGTCGCCGTCAGCGCGAATCTCCTGGGCGACGTCGACGAGTCGCAGACTGCCGAACTGCAGGGCGTCGAACGCGCGCTGTCGACGGCGGGCGCGGGACTGCACTGGTACGGCAAGCGGGAGGTCCGGCCGCTGCGGAAGATGGGTCACGTGACGCTCGTCGACGGCGGAGAGGGAGACGCGACGACAGACGAGTTGCTCGAAACGGCGCGCGGACTCGCCGACGAACTGACCTTCAGCAGCGACAGACTCGGAGCAGACACGGAGAGGGGAGAATGACCGACGAGATACAGCAACTCATCGACCAGTTGGAAACGGAAGCCGAGCGGGAGACACCGGCCGCGGAGACGCCCGACGTGGGCATCATCATGGGGTCGGACTCGGACCTCGACGTGATGGCCGGCGCGTACGAAGCGCTCGAAACGTTGGGCTTCGAAGAGCAAACCGACTACGACGACGCGCCCGACGCGCGCTTTAGCTTCGAGAGCTACGTCGTCTCCGCGCACCGGACGCCCGAGTTGATGTACGCCTACGGCGAGACGGCCGCCGCGCGCGGCGTCGAAGTCATCATCGCCGGCGCGGGCGGGAAATCCGCGGACCTGCCGAACATGACCGCGTCCATCGCCTACCCCTTACCCGTAATCGGCGTCCCGGTCCAAGAGAAGTCCGTTGACTCGGTCATCGGGATGCCCACAGGCGCGCCGATAGTCGCCGTCGACGCCGGAAAATCGTTCAACGCGGGGCTCTCGGCGGGACAGATTCTCTCACGCGCACACGAAAAGCTTGTGGAACGACTGGTCGAGTACCACGACG contains the following coding sequences:
- a CDS encoding 5-(carboxyamino)imidazole ribonucleotide synthase, with product MTITLPGPTIGVVGGGQLGRMLAEAAAPLGVDVVVLDPTPDCPASAVAEQVDGSFDDPEGVRELAERADVLTFEIELADPDVLESVRDEYGVAVHPSPETLRTIQDKLVQKQTLEDAGVPVPPFRRVDDVSELEAAVETFGAVMLKARTGGYDGRGNVPVRSVDEAEDALAELGGVPAMAESFVEFERELSVIAVRGDDELRTFPAGENVHEDEILRETVVPARTTDEVRERAEEVARDVLSLLDGRGVFGIELFESDGEISVNEIAPRPHNSGHWTIEGALTSQFEQHARSVLGWPLGATERRGVAVSANLLGDVDESQTAELQGVERALSTAGAGLHWYGKREVRPLRKMGHVTLVDGGEGDATTDELLETARGLADELTFSSDRLGADTERGE
- the purE gene encoding 5-(carboxyamino)imidazole ribonucleotide mutase, coding for MTDEIQQLIDQLETEAERETPAAETPDVGIIMGSDSDLDVMAGAYEALETLGFEEQTDYDDAPDARFSFESYVVSAHRTPELMYAYGETAAARGVEVIIAGAGGKSADLPNMTASIAYPLPVIGVPVQEKSVDSVIGMPTGAPIVAVDAGKSFNAGLSAGQILSRAHEKLVERLVEYHDGLQGGVAEASRDLHRLGLDGYRGRKG